A genomic segment from Mustela lutreola isolate mMusLut2 chromosome 15, mMusLut2.pri, whole genome shotgun sequence encodes:
- the PYY gene encoding peptide YY isoform X1, with product MPILERSLNLGIAPGHRYLSPRFPEGPRTCGRDISPAGKALSRGRGHSPTCSSPALGTPFAGHLLIPASGAVAMVTVRRPWPAVATVLLALLACLGALVQAYPSKPEAPGEDASPEELSRYYASLRHYLNLVTRQRYGKRDSPEAVLAKLLFPDDEDRWVKTRPEDPYMW from the exons ATGCCTATTCTAGAGAGAAGCCTGAATCTTGGGATTGCACCAGGCCACAGGTATCTGTCACCGCGATTTCCAGAAGGACCGAGGACTTGCG GCCGAGATATAAGCCCCGCAGGGAAGGCgctgagcagaggaagaggccaCAGCCCGACCTGCAGCAGTCCAGCCCTTGGGACGCCTTTCGCCGGCCACTTGCTCATCCCTGCTTCTGGAGCTGTCGCC ATGGTGACGGTGCGCAGGCCGTGGCCCGCCGTGGCTACAGTGCTGCTGGCCCTGCTCGCCTGCCTGGGGGCGCTGGTCCAGGCTTACCCCTCCAAACCCGAGGCTCCCGGCGAAGACGCCTCGCCCGAGGAGCTGAGCCGCTACTACGCGTCGCTGCGCCACTACCTCAACCTGGTCACTCGGCAGCG GTATGGGAAACGCGACAGCCCCGAAGCAGTCCTCGCGAAACTGCTCTTCCCCGACGACGAGGACCGCTGGGTCAAGACACG GCCAGAAGACCCGTACATGTGGTGA
- the PYY gene encoding peptide YY isoform X2, with translation MPILERSLNLGIAPGHRYLSPRFPEGPRTCGRDISPAGKALSRGRGHSPTCSSPALGTPFAGHLLIPASGAVAMVTVRRPWPAVATVLLALLACLGALVQAYPSKPEAPGEDASPEELSRYYASLRHYLNLVTRQRYGKRDSPEAVLAKLLFPDDEDRWVKTR, from the exons ATGCCTATTCTAGAGAGAAGCCTGAATCTTGGGATTGCACCAGGCCACAGGTATCTGTCACCGCGATTTCCAGAAGGACCGAGGACTTGCG GCCGAGATATAAGCCCCGCAGGGAAGGCgctgagcagaggaagaggccaCAGCCCGACCTGCAGCAGTCCAGCCCTTGGGACGCCTTTCGCCGGCCACTTGCTCATCCCTGCTTCTGGAGCTGTCGCC ATGGTGACGGTGCGCAGGCCGTGGCCCGCCGTGGCTACAGTGCTGCTGGCCCTGCTCGCCTGCCTGGGGGCGCTGGTCCAGGCTTACCCCTCCAAACCCGAGGCTCCCGGCGAAGACGCCTCGCCCGAGGAGCTGAGCCGCTACTACGCGTCGCTGCGCCACTACCTCAACCTGGTCACTCGGCAGCG GTATGGGAAACGCGACAGCCCCGAAGCAGTCCTCGCGAAACTGCTCTTCCCCGACGACGAGGACCGCTGGGTCAAGACACGGTAA
- the PPY gene encoding pancreatic polypeptide prohormone, with amino-acid sequence MGDGRRGWTDGLRSASTFPLPTPQMPAARRCLSLLLLSACAALLLRPRLGARAAPLEPVYPGDNATPEQMAQYAAELRRYINMLTRPRYGKRDREETLDILEWGPPHAAGPRDLSPMDL; translated from the exons ATGGGTGATGGGCGAAGGGGTTGGACAGATGGGCTCCGTTCTGCCTCtaccttccctctccccactcctcagATGCCTGCTGCCCGCCgctgcctctccctgctgctcctgtctgcctgtgcggCTCTGTTGCTGCGGCCGCGGCTTGGAGCCCGGGCAGCCCCGCTGGAGCCAGTGTACCCCGGGGACAATGCCACACCAGAGCAGATGGCCCAGTACGCAGCTGAGCTCCGCAGATACATCAACATGCTGACCAGGCCCAG gtatgggaaaagagacagagaagaaacccTGGACATCCTGGAGTGGGGCCCCCCCCATGCTGCTGGCCCCAG GGACCTCAGCCCGATGGACTTGTGA